A portion of the Acidobacteriota bacterium genome contains these proteins:
- a CDS encoding glycosyltransferase family 4 protein yields the protein MRVAVVAPPFIPVPPKRYGGTELFVGYLVQSLKAHGIDVVLYATGDSTAKVEVRFLYPKSEWPLEGEIFSNLKDVNHTFWAVEDAMHDCDILHLNNAPGLAATRFVNVPVVYTVHHPRQNLLSDFYASYPDINYVMISDSQKSFEAMPKMTTIHHGISMDDYQFQKQKQPYLSFIGRFAPVKGPHIAIEVAKKLGIPLRMAGEVQPQFKDYFENEVKPHIDGKFVEFIGEADQQIKNELLGNSMALLFPIQWDEPFGLVMIEAMACGTPVIALRGGSVAEVVCDGISGYVCENADQMVERIRNLSIPSASVRHYAEMNFSTEKMAKDYARLYESLITNADLVLPETDTISFTIEPGTAA from the coding sequence ATGAGAGTTGCTGTAGTCGCTCCTCCGTTCATTCCAGTTCCCCCAAAACGATATGGCGGAACGGAGCTCTTCGTCGGTTATCTCGTGCAGAGTCTAAAAGCGCACGGAATCGATGTGGTTTTATACGCAACAGGGGATTCAACTGCCAAGGTGGAGGTCCGCTTTCTCTATCCGAAATCAGAATGGCCTCTCGAAGGCGAGATCTTCTCAAACTTGAAAGACGTGAATCACACCTTCTGGGCAGTCGAAGATGCGATGCACGATTGCGACATCCTTCACCTGAACAACGCGCCGGGGTTGGCGGCTACCCGTTTTGTGAACGTTCCAGTCGTGTACACGGTGCATCATCCCCGGCAGAATCTTCTGAGTGACTTCTATGCCTCGTATCCGGACATCAACTACGTCATGATCAGCGATTCTCAGAAGTCGTTTGAGGCGATGCCGAAGATGACGACGATCCATCATGGAATTTCGATGGACGATTATCAGTTTCAGAAGCAGAAGCAGCCATACCTGAGCTTCATTGGCCGATTTGCTCCGGTCAAGGGCCCCCACATTGCGATCGAAGTTGCCAAAAAACTCGGCATTCCGCTCAGGATGGCCGGCGAGGTACAGCCACAGTTCAAGGATTACTTCGAGAATGAAGTCAAGCCGCACATAGACGGCAAATTTGTCGAGTTCATTGGCGAGGCCGATCAGCAGATCAAGAATGAACTCCTCGGGAATTCTATGGCGTTGCTGTTTCCGATCCAATGGGACGAACCCTTTGGATTAGTGATGATCGAAGCCATGGCTTGCGGAACGCCCGTAATCGCGCTGCGTGGCGGATCGGTAGCTGAAGTAGTGTGCGATGGAATATCAGGCTACGTCTGTGAGAACGCGGATCAGATGGTGGAACGCATTCGCAACCTGTCCATCCCGAGCGCTTCCGTCCGGCATTACGCGGAAATGAATTTTTCTACTGAGAAGATGGCCAAAGACTACGCGCGCTTGTACGAGTCATTAATTACGAACGCTGATTTGGTACTGCCCGAGACAGACACGATATCCTTCACGATCGAGCCCGGAACGGCGGCATGA
- a CDS encoding glycosyltransferase yields the protein MKIVVFGLSITSAWGNGHATTFRALLKALHERKHDIVFFEKETEWYAHNRDLPEPPYCRLILYDNWSDVSSKARKELADADVGMVGSYFPDGVVAIDELLDSRAGAKTFYDIDTPITIANLGQKGSTDYVTAAQLSGFDIYFSFTGGPMLREIEEKFGAKSAFPLYCSFDPCEYHRFPANKRFACDLSYMGTYAPDRQAKLEELLVRAATDSPESSFTVAGSQYPKRIRWPKNVRRITHLNPKWHARFYSSSRLTLNLTRREMVIAGYSPSVRLFEAAACGAVIVSDNWPGLDSFFIPGREILLAADAQDVERYLALPDSELRAIGDAAQARALAKHTSEIRAIEFEEAIGAPIQKREIATPGSQQEEEVVQVS from the coding sequence ATGAAGATCGTTGTCTTCGGTTTATCGATTACTTCTGCCTGGGGCAACGGCCACGCCACCACCTTCCGTGCACTCCTTAAAGCTTTACATGAACGCAAGCACGACATCGTATTTTTCGAAAAGGAAACGGAGTGGTACGCCCATAATCGCGATCTCCCCGAGCCGCCCTACTGCCGGCTGATCCTTTATGACAACTGGTCAGACGTGTCGAGCAAGGCGCGCAAAGAGCTGGCCGATGCCGATGTGGGAATGGTCGGTTCATACTTTCCGGATGGAGTAGTCGCCATCGACGAGTTGCTCGACAGCCGAGCTGGCGCGAAAACCTTTTACGACATCGATACGCCGATCACGATCGCCAACCTCGGGCAAAAGGGAAGTACAGACTATGTAACCGCAGCGCAGCTGTCTGGATTCGATATTTATTTCAGCTTCACCGGCGGGCCGATGCTGCGCGAAATCGAGGAGAAGTTCGGGGCAAAATCGGCGTTTCCCCTCTACTGCTCTTTCGATCCATGTGAATATCATCGCTTTCCCGCAAACAAGCGTTTCGCATGTGACCTGAGTTATATGGGTACGTATGCCCCTGATCGGCAGGCGAAGCTCGAAGAGCTACTTGTACGCGCCGCCACCGACTCTCCGGAGTCGAGCTTCACAGTCGCTGGATCGCAATATCCAAAGCGTATCCGCTGGCCAAAAAATGTCCGGCGGATTACACACCTAAATCCAAAATGGCACGCTCGCTTTTATTCATCTTCGCGGCTTACACTGAATCTTACTCGGCGCGAGATGGTTATCGCTGGCTACTCGCCTTCAGTGCGTCTTTTTGAGGCCGCAGCTTGCGGCGCAGTCATCGTTTCAGACAACTGGCCAGGGCTCGATTCCTTCTTTATTCCGGGACGTGAGATCCTGCTTGCGGCCGATGCTCAGGACGTCGAGCGATATTTGGCGTTGCCGGATTCGGAGCTGCGCGCCATCGGCGATGCTGCCCAAGCGAGAGCTCTGGCTAAGCACACCAGCGAGATACGGGCTATTGAATTTGAAGAGGCCATTGGCGCGCCAATTCAGAAGCGCGAAATCGCTACTCCTGGTTCGCAGCAGGAAGAAGAAGTTGTGCAGGTGAGTTAA
- a CDS encoding peroxiredoxin gives MRLLAVALVSILFLESSLNAAHPLSSLLVGGDAESIKIVSEGEKAPNFTLPSQDGSSISLDQYRGKWVVLYFYPKDFTQGCTIEAHNFQRDEAQYQSKGAVILGVSLDSSDSHKEFCAKEGLNFKLLSDQSAKVVNQYGSLTEFQGKKYAARNTFIIDPDGVVRKIFKGVKPNGHSQEVLVTLADLQHAKA, from the coding sequence ATGAGGCTCTTAGCAGTCGCACTGGTATCTATCTTATTTTTGGAGTCTTCGCTGAACGCCGCTCACCCGCTCTCAAGTCTGCTCGTTGGCGGTGACGCTGAGTCAATAAAAATCGTCTCAGAGGGAGAGAAGGCTCCCAACTTCACCCTGCCGTCACAGGACGGAAGCTCAATCTCGCTCGATCAATATCGCGGAAAGTGGGTGGTGTTGTACTTCTATCCCAAAGATTTCACTCAGGGGTGCACGATTGAGGCCCACAACTTCCAGCGGGATGAAGCACAATATCAGTCAAAGGGAGCAGTGATTCTGGGTGTTAGTCTTGATTCAAGCGATTCGCACAAGGAATTTTGCGCCAAGGAAGGGTTAAACTTTAAGCTCCTTTCCGACCAGTCGGCGAAGGTTGTCAATCAGTACGGCAGCCTGACTGAGTTTCAAGGCAAGAAATACGCGGCCCGCAACACTTTCATCATTGATCCTGACGGAGTCGTGCGGAAGATTTTCAAAGGAGTAAAGCCCAACGGGCACAGTCAGGAAGTGCTGGTCACGTTGGCGGATCTGCAGCACGCAAAGGCCTAG
- a CDS encoding CDGSH iron-sulfur domain-containing protein: protein MAEVKITVKPNGPYRVEGPVKLVDAEGREWDLTGKPAFSLCRCGGSVNKPFCDGTHSKLGFQAAEAAVRREEVAQGQAPPPNPVTKM, encoded by the coding sequence ATGGCGGAAGTGAAGATCACGGTAAAACCGAATGGACCGTATCGAGTCGAAGGACCGGTGAAGCTGGTCGACGCTGAAGGTCGCGAATGGGACCTCACCGGGAAGCCCGCATTCTCACTCTGCCGCTGCGGTGGTTCCGTGAACAAACCTTTCTGCGACGGAACTCATTCCAAGCTCGGCTTCCAGGCTGCCGAAGCAGCCGTGCGACGGGAAGAGGTTGCCCAGGGACAGGCTCCTCCTCCGAATCCTGTGACAAAAATGTAA
- a CDS encoding magnesium chelatase: protein MNLPTTLGELRKSEFSEQRLRARRVKDELRDNLIAKLKTGQPIFQGIVGYEDTVVPQVVNAVLSRHNFILLGLRGQAKSRMLRALTGLLDPHLPYVKGCEIHDNPYEPLCRQCKHLIAEEGDETPIAYLSPQERYVEKLATPDVTVADLIGDIDPIKAARGGLDLASELTVHYGLLPRANRGIFAINELPDLAGKIQVALFNIMQEGDVQIKGYPVRLNLDVALVFSANPEDYTARGKIVTPLKDRIGSEVRTHYADSLEEGVAITRQEAWAERNGHPLHVPQFIREIVEQIAFAAREDKRVDKRSGVSQRLPISTMENVISNAERRALRNAESTVVPRISDIYSAIPSITGKLELEYEGELRGADTVVRDLIRLAVAKTFDSYFKDGNMQQITQWFDLGGQLKFSDTAGAAELLDGLKHIQGLTEKLNAVDVKPKDKPELVVSAAEFLLEGLYAHKRIGRSEERVFTAPEKQHHAEKAIGRDEIPARNRRPYN, encoded by the coding sequence ATGAACCTCCCTACCACTCTGGGTGAACTCCGGAAAAGTGAATTTAGCGAACAGAGACTGCGCGCTCGTCGTGTGAAAGATGAATTGCGCGACAACCTGATCGCAAAACTGAAAACCGGTCAACCGATCTTTCAAGGCATCGTCGGATACGAAGATACCGTTGTTCCACAGGTCGTTAATGCAGTTTTATCGCGGCACAATTTCATCCTGCTCGGCCTCCGCGGACAGGCGAAGAGCCGCATGTTGCGCGCTCTTACCGGTCTGCTCGATCCGCATCTTCCGTACGTGAAGGGATGCGAGATTCACGACAATCCCTATGAGCCTCTGTGCCGGCAGTGCAAACACCTCATCGCCGAGGAAGGTGATGAAACGCCGATTGCATATTTGAGTCCACAGGAGCGCTACGTTGAGAAGCTGGCAACTCCGGATGTCACAGTAGCGGATCTTATTGGCGATATCGATCCCATCAAGGCTGCGCGGGGAGGACTCGATCTCGCGAGCGAACTCACTGTGCATTACGGATTACTGCCACGGGCCAATCGTGGAATCTTTGCCATCAACGAACTGCCCGACTTGGCGGGCAAGATCCAAGTAGCGCTCTTCAACATCATGCAGGAAGGCGATGTGCAGATTAAGGGCTACCCGGTGCGCCTGAATCTCGATGTGGCTCTGGTCTTTAGCGCCAACCCCGAAGACTACACCGCGCGCGGAAAGATCGTTACGCCTCTCAAAGACCGCATCGGCTCCGAAGTCCGGACGCACTATGCGGACTCACTGGAAGAAGGCGTCGCCATTACCAGGCAGGAGGCATGGGCTGAGCGCAATGGCCATCCGCTGCACGTCCCACAGTTCATCCGCGAGATCGTGGAACAGATCGCCTTCGCGGCCCGGGAAGACAAGCGCGTCGATAAGCGATCTGGCGTAAGCCAGCGCCTTCCGATCTCGACGATGGAGAATGTGATCTCCAATGCCGAGCGTCGCGCATTGCGCAATGCCGAGAGTACCGTCGTTCCGCGCATTAGCGACATCTACAGCGCCATTCCCTCCATCACCGGCAAACTCGAACTCGAGTATGAAGGTGAATTGCGAGGAGCAGACACGGTGGTTCGCGATCTGATTCGACTCGCCGTTGCTAAAACGTTTGACTCGTATTTCAAAGATGGCAACATGCAGCAAATCACGCAGTGGTTCGATCTGGGAGGCCAGCTGAAATTTTCCGATACCGCCGGCGCCGCCGAATTGCTCGATGGACTGAAACACATACAGGGTCTCACGGAGAAGCTGAACGCGGTTGACGTGAAGCCGAAGGACAAACCCGAACTTGTAGTTTCCGCGGCGGAATTTCTGCTTGAAGGCTTGTACGCACACAAACGCATTGGAAGAAGCGAGGAGCGCGTCTTCACCGCTCCGGAGAAGCAGCATCATGCGGAGAAGGCGATTGGACGCGATGAAATCCCGGCGCGGAATCGAAGGCCGTACAACTAA
- a CDS encoding amylo-alpha-1,6-glucosidase encodes MSTATRIPLDELEEVASPYPEPQLGFLVHEPRKVNNLTLINGKTFLSTTVAGDITPPGAPDVGFFHDDTRFLSRLELKIGGQRTVVLSSSTEKTFASKIELTTTTLAQINSFDLPENTVYIRRQQLLVSDVFYDSITFSNFNQSEAELLVEIAVEADFVDVFQVRGCARNKSGHYYKPKLQGDSLVFFYVGLDGIARETTIRFQTPPDEVESPFLRWRLKVPATGFRELLNTITCRVGDKPARSKEKSVVLGFRERRETYRRWEEASTRFESSNDIFDHAMQTCTADFHALQIPDGDQHILAAGIPWFATMFGRDSLIAAYQSLLLNPRLACETLRVLARYQGKRSNDWLDEEPGKIPHEYRTGEMTRAGEMPFSPYYGSVDATPLFLILLSETFNWTGDAELVQELLPAARSALDWIENYGDLDGDGLVEYKRRSPKGLINQGWKDSWDANMHRDGSMANPPIALVEVQGYCHEAQYRMAQLLRLVGDTMRADKLRKSSTEFAKRIEKAFWLPEENFYAMGLDSAKRPMEVISSNAGHLLFTRTVAKDRARLVVERLMRDDMQSGWGWRTLARSERVFNPLSYHRGSVWPHDNSLIGHGMALYGFRDEVKQIFTALYQAALNFRDYRLPELFCGVQRHENDEPVHYPVSCSPQAWASGAFFLLLTSLLGIRPSAHRKELNIVNPMLPDWLDYLRISNLNIGKSRVSLDFSRHGERTFCNVVDVSGEKLLINVAFRK; translated from the coding sequence ATGAGCACGGCCACCAGAATTCCCCTCGACGAACTCGAGGAAGTAGCTTCTCCGTATCCCGAACCACAGCTCGGCTTTCTCGTTCATGAGCCGAGAAAAGTCAATAACCTTACTCTGATTAATGGAAAGACCTTTCTCTCCACCACGGTTGCCGGAGATATCACGCCGCCGGGAGCTCCTGACGTTGGTTTCTTTCACGACGATACGCGCTTCCTGAGCAGGCTCGAGCTGAAGATAGGAGGACAAAGAACCGTTGTCCTCTCCTCCAGCACAGAGAAGACCTTTGCCTCAAAAATAGAACTTACTACCACCACTCTTGCACAGATCAATTCGTTCGATTTGCCGGAAAACACAGTTTACATTCGCCGCCAGCAGCTTCTCGTTTCCGATGTGTTTTATGACTCAATTACTTTCTCCAATTTCAATCAGTCGGAAGCGGAACTGCTGGTTGAGATAGCAGTGGAGGCGGATTTTGTCGATGTTTTCCAGGTGCGTGGATGTGCGCGCAATAAGTCCGGACACTACTACAAGCCTAAGCTCCAGGGAGATTCATTGGTCTTCTTCTACGTCGGTCTGGACGGGATAGCCCGGGAGACGACGATCCGCTTTCAAACGCCACCAGATGAGGTAGAGAGTCCTTTCCTTCGGTGGCGGCTCAAAGTTCCGGCAACCGGATTCCGTGAACTGTTGAACACGATTACTTGCCGGGTCGGCGATAAGCCTGCTCGCTCGAAGGAAAAGAGCGTTGTGCTGGGCTTCCGGGAGAGGCGGGAAACATATCGCCGCTGGGAAGAGGCATCCACCAGATTCGAAAGCAGCAACGACATCTTCGATCATGCAATGCAAACCTGCACTGCCGATTTCCATGCATTACAGATTCCTGACGGCGATCAGCACATTCTCGCTGCCGGTATTCCATGGTTTGCGACGATGTTCGGTCGCGACTCTCTGATCGCCGCGTATCAGTCCTTGCTGCTCAATCCGCGGCTCGCCTGCGAGACGCTGCGTGTGCTGGCCAGATATCAGGGAAAGCGATCGAATGACTGGCTCGATGAAGAGCCGGGAAAAATTCCCCATGAATATAGGACCGGCGAAATGACCCGCGCCGGGGAAATGCCATTCAGTCCTTATTATGGGTCCGTTGATGCCACACCGTTATTTCTCATATTGCTCAGCGAGACTTTCAACTGGACAGGAGACGCTGAGCTAGTGCAGGAACTCCTGCCCGCAGCTCGTTCCGCTCTCGATTGGATCGAGAACTACGGCGACCTCGACGGCGATGGACTAGTCGAATACAAGCGGCGATCGCCGAAAGGACTTATTAACCAGGGCTGGAAAGATTCGTGGGACGCAAACATGCATCGCGATGGCAGCATGGCCAACCCGCCAATCGCTCTCGTGGAGGTGCAGGGGTACTGCCATGAGGCCCAGTACCGCATGGCGCAACTGCTGCGGCTCGTTGGCGATACGATGCGGGCCGACAAGCTGCGAAAGAGCTCCACGGAATTCGCTAAGAGAATTGAAAAGGCGTTTTGGCTGCCAGAAGAGAACTTCTACGCGATGGGACTAGACAGTGCCAAGAGACCCATGGAGGTGATCTCTTCGAATGCGGGGCATCTCCTCTTCACTCGAACGGTCGCCAAAGATCGTGCGCGGCTGGTGGTGGAGCGCCTGATGAGAGACGACATGCAGTCAGGCTGGGGATGGCGCACGCTGGCCCGCTCAGAACGTGTGTTCAATCCGCTCAGCTATCACCGCGGCTCAGTCTGGCCTCACGATAACTCGCTTATCGGTCACGGAATGGCTTTGTATGGTTTTAGAGATGAAGTTAAGCAGATCTTCACGGCGCTCTATCAGGCTGCACTAAATTTTCGTGATTACCGATTGCCCGAACTCTTCTGTGGAGTGCAGCGGCATGAAAACGATGAGCCCGTGCATTATCCGGTCTCCTGTTCACCGCAGGCATGGGCGTCCGGAGCCTTCTTCCTCCTGCTCACATCGCTGCTCGGCATACGCCCATCGGCGCATCGCAAGGAATTAAATATCGTGAATCCGATGCTGCCCGACTGGCTCGACTACCTGCGAATCAGCAATCTGAACATCGGCAAGAGCCGCGTGTCCCTGGACTTCAGCCGTCACGGCGAACGAACGTTCTGCAATGTTGTGGACGTGAGTGGAGAGAAATTGTTGATTAATGTTGCTTTCAGGAAGTAG
- a CDS encoding short-chain dehydrogenase, whose protein sequence is MRCRDQVVVITGASMGIGEAIARTFLVEGARVVMSSRDLARQEEARRRVGDIDRTAAVACDVRDRSQIKALVSAAKNRFGKIDAWINNAGYGLMDSVASMSMDECRALFETNLFGAIECMQLVAPILKAEGGGTIINISSIVGHLPVPHMSAYCASKHALNAVSEAARLELEPSGIRVISVCPGRIRTNFGANTVRGSEGKRLGDAVQQGISPERCARAILRGYLRGTREVFVPWHGWLLSHAYELCPQIIEFGMRRMMK, encoded by the coding sequence ATGCGTTGCCGCGATCAAGTAGTGGTGATAACCGGCGCTTCCATGGGAATCGGCGAGGCCATTGCTCGCACATTTCTCGTTGAAGGAGCCCGCGTGGTGATGAGTTCGCGCGATCTCGCGCGGCAAGAGGAGGCCCGGAGGCGTGTAGGAGACATCGATCGTACGGCGGCGGTCGCTTGCGACGTGCGCGATCGTAGCCAGATCAAAGCTCTGGTATCTGCGGCTAAGAACCGTTTTGGGAAGATCGACGCCTGGATCAATAACGCCGGTTACGGATTAATGGATTCAGTGGCCTCGATGTCAATGGACGAGTGCCGCGCTCTGTTCGAAACCAACCTGTTTGGCGCAATTGAGTGTATGCAACTCGTGGCGCCGATTTTAAAGGCAGAGGGCGGAGGCACGATCATCAACATCTCCAGCATCGTTGGACATCTGCCTGTGCCGCACATGAGCGCCTACTGCGCCAGCAAACACGCACTGAATGCTGTGAGTGAAGCTGCGCGGCTCGAACTGGAACCAAGCGGCATCCGCGTGATCAGCGTTTGCCCAGGCCGCATCCGCACGAATTTCGGCGCTAACACAGTGCGGGGGAGTGAAGGCAAACGTCTGGGCGATGCGGTGCAGCAGGGAATCTCGCCCGAACGTTGCGCTCGAGCCATTCTGCGTGGATATCTGCGCGGCACGCGTGAGGTCTTCGTTCCCTGGCACGGATGGCTGCTTAGCCATGCTTATGAACTGTGCCCTCAAATCATCGAGTTTGGCATGAGAAGGATGATGAAATAG
- a CDS encoding NAD-dependent dehydratase: MRVFLTGASGFVGSHILRRLLCEGHTVRALVRRRGSLHGQAELEEVEGDINSGNLSTFVAGCDAVINLVGIIYERGMKTFESVHHHGTRNLVAAARQNGVTRFVQISALRARPTDATEYHTTKFAAEEEVRNSGIPFVVLRPSLIFGPGSAFTRQMVEVMRAVPFLRPIPGTGKYRFRPIHVDDVTECFSQSLSNPAAAKQTIDLVGSEELNLDEIGNVIAESLGIQKKVLHIPMPFMKAAATFFSLLPVTPPVTALQLRMMKEGSTADPTTMKRIFGIEPIGFRAGARRYLTAEFR, from the coding sequence ATGAGAGTTTTCCTTACCGGGGCTAGCGGGTTCGTAGGCTCCCACATTCTGCGCCGTCTTCTCTGCGAAGGGCACACTGTGCGAGCCCTCGTACGTCGGCGCGGGTCTCTGCACGGTCAAGCAGAGCTTGAGGAAGTAGAAGGCGACATCAACTCCGGCAATTTGAGCACCTTTGTGGCCGGCTGCGATGCGGTCATCAATCTCGTCGGCATCATATACGAGCGCGGCATGAAGACGTTTGAAAGCGTACATCACCATGGAACCAGGAACCTGGTAGCTGCGGCACGGCAGAACGGCGTGACACGCTTCGTACAGATCTCGGCATTGCGTGCCCGGCCGACGGACGCTACTGAATATCACACGACTAAGTTTGCGGCCGAAGAGGAGGTTCGCAATAGTGGCATTCCGTTTGTAGTGTTGCGGCCCTCACTCATCTTTGGACCGGGAAGCGCCTTTACGCGGCAGATGGTGGAGGTAATGCGTGCAGTGCCTTTCCTTCGTCCGATTCCAGGAACGGGAAAATACCGCTTTCGTCCAATTCACGTGGATGACGTGACAGAATGCTTTTCGCAGTCCCTCAGCAATCCTGCAGCGGCAAAGCAGACCATCGATTTAGTGGGTAGCGAAGAACTTAATCTGGATGAAATTGGGAATGTAATCGCGGAGAGTCTTGGTATCCAGAAAAAAGTCCTGCACATTCCCATGCCCTTCATGAAAGCCGCGGCAACTTTTTTTTCTCTACTTCCGGTGACACCGCCAGTCACAGCTTTGCAATTGCGAATGATGAAAGAAGGCTCAACAGCAGACCCGACGACAATGAAGCGCATCTTCGGCATTGAGCCTATCGGTTTTCGTGCGGGAGCGCGGCGTTACCTCACAGCGGAATTTCGCTGA
- the lolA gene encoding outer membrane lipoprotein carrier protein LolA, with amino-acid sequence MRSRRERAWMRPPSTALLLLLFIAGVSTADELSVSQIASRIDRRYNHLTTLKAQFQENYNGAGLVRNESGQLWLQKPGRMRWQYEQPTPKLFIVDGKSAFFYVPSERQARRMPAKKLDDFRSPIRYLLGHTKLQQEFSKLRISAESPKQHDNVVLEGVPKGMEDRIQRALLEITPSNQIGRILIEQLDGSTTEFIFRDLQEDVVVKPDLFRFSPPPGVEVVDSQNLEP; translated from the coding sequence ATGAGGTCACGAAGAGAGCGAGCCTGGATGCGGCCGCCCTCGACCGCGCTTTTGCTGTTGCTATTCATCGCCGGCGTCAGCACTGCAGATGAGCTGTCCGTCTCGCAAATTGCCTCGCGGATTGATCGCCGTTACAACCACCTCACTACGCTCAAAGCCCAATTCCAGGAGAATTACAACGGCGCGGGCCTTGTGCGAAATGAATCAGGACAATTGTGGCTGCAGAAACCCGGCAGGATGAGATGGCAATATGAGCAGCCAACGCCGAAGTTGTTCATAGTTGATGGGAAGAGTGCGTTCTTCTACGTTCCCTCGGAGCGGCAAGCGCGGCGAATGCCGGCAAAAAAGCTCGACGATTTTCGCTCTCCGATCCGGTATCTCTTGGGCCACACGAAGCTGCAACAGGAATTCTCCAAGCTCAGGATTTCAGCCGAGTCGCCGAAACAGCACGATAATGTAGTACTCGAAGGTGTCCCTAAGGGAATGGAGGATCGCATCCAGCGTGCGCTGCTTGAGATCACCCCTTCGAATCAGATCGGACGAATTCTCATCGAACAACTGGATGGCTCAACGACGGAATTCATCTTCCGCGATCTGCAGGAGGATGTAGTAGTGAAGCCGGACCTTTTCCGGTTCTCTCCGCCTCCCGGAGTTGAAGTCGTAGACAGTCAAAACCTCGAACCGTAG
- a CDS encoding RNA polymerase subunit sigma — MQIIGDSRQKEFEQLALIHLRALLRAAVRLARDVAIAEDLVQDAMLRAWRHFDRFQPGTNCKAWLFRIMLNCWTTRHQQIRQEAIQFFPEQYAENTDGERRPPTRFTAEEIQNSIDLLNEEYRTVLLLFAVEGFSCKEIAEILGIPIGTVMSRLSRARTMVKSDLSKREARYMKVKARL, encoded by the coding sequence ATACAAATCATAGGCGATTCGCGGCAGAAGGAATTTGAGCAGCTCGCGCTTATACATCTGCGCGCGCTGCTGCGGGCCGCAGTGCGTCTGGCACGCGATGTAGCGATCGCAGAAGATCTGGTGCAGGACGCGATGCTTCGCGCGTGGCGCCACTTTGACCGGTTTCAACCGGGAACAAACTGTAAGGCATGGCTGTTTCGCATTATGCTGAACTGCTGGACCACGCGTCATCAGCAGATCCGGCAAGAGGCGATTCAGTTTTTTCCGGAACAGTACGCGGAAAATACCGACGGTGAACGACGTCCCCCGACGCGATTCACCGCGGAGGAAATTCAGAACTCGATCGATCTGTTGAACGAGGAGTATCGAACTGTGCTCCTACTGTTCGCGGTTGAAGGGTTCTCCTGTAAGGAGATTGCAGAGATCTTGGGTATCCCGATTGGCACAGTGATGTCGCGGCTCTCACGGGCACGCACGATGGTGAAGAGCGATCTGTCGAAGCGCGAAGCGCGTTACATGAAAGTGAAAGCAAGACTATGA
- a CDS encoding ATP-dependent protease La domain-containing protein: MQVGQACSRIERMSELLPLFPLELVLFPGMALPLHIFEPRYKEMIGECLDRDSPFGIVRAIKDGIAQIGCSAEVVTVVKRYEDGRLDIVTQGARRFEVLEILQERSFLQADVKFLVEESDGPSETKEKVLDLHHSLLLIAASGQAIPTIEPPEDLLSFYLISQLPVDLDFKQTILSMPSEARRLATLIEYYEAILPKLGKMVQAKKKSGSNGHVM, from the coding sequence ATGCAAGTGGGTCAAGCCTGCTCTAGAATCGAACGAATGAGCGAGCTTCTCCCATTGTTTCCGTTGGAATTAGTTCTATTTCCGGGAATGGCTCTGCCTCTGCACATCTTTGAGCCGCGATACAAGGAGATGATCGGCGAGTGCCTCGACCGCGACTCGCCGTTCGGGATAGTCCGTGCCATCAAGGATGGCATCGCTCAGATCGGTTGCTCCGCAGAAGTAGTAACCGTCGTAAAGAGGTATGAAGACGGCCGGCTGGATATCGTCACCCAAGGTGCACGTCGATTCGAGGTGCTTGAGATCTTGCAGGAGCGTTCCTTCCTTCAGGCCGACGTCAAATTTCTGGTAGAAGAATCGGATGGGCCATCCGAAACCAAAGAGAAAGTGTTGGATTTGCATCATTCGCTGCTGCTAATAGCCGCGAGCGGACAGGCAATCCCAACGATCGAACCTCCTGAAGATCTCCTCTCGTTCTATCTGATCTCGCAACTCCCAGTCGATCTGGACTTCAAACAAACCATTCTCTCGATGCCTTCGGAAGCGAGGCGGCTGGCGACGCTCATCGAATACTACGAAGCCATCCTGCCAAAGCTGGGGAAAATGGTGCAGGCGAAGAAGAAAAGCGGATCGAATGGGCATGTGATGTGA